CAGACATTCTGGAAGTTTTCTTCATCTATTTTTTCTGAAAATAACAACTATCGTTTTTCTAAGAGAAGGAAGCTTAGCGGTCCTTCCTGTTACCACAGTCAAGGATTTTGTCTTCCTGTTTTTTTcaggaaatgttatatatatatatatatatatatatatatatatatatatatatatatatatatatatatatatatctaactatcatcTTTTCCATTATACTTTATTGGCAAATACATAAGTTCGAAGTATTTAGCGATTAGATTTTGTATATTATTTACTATCGATTGTTTTGTGATTATTCTCCAAATCCCATTGCCACCTGCACCAGACCACTTCATTCGACTATGGTTGTTGCCATATTTTGAATCTTCAATATTCAATAGAAACAGATCACCAGTCAGAGGTAACTTCCCCACCGCTTCCTGGGTCTACCGGATGGGAGTGCTGCAGTGATGCAAGATAAGCTCTTTAGGTTACGTTGAAATCTCCCGGACAAAATGTTTACATCTTTAGGAGGGATTCCGCAGAATTAATTGTCAACGTGcctaatataaatacatacacacacgcatctatatatatatatatatatatatatatatatatatatatatatatatatatatatatatatatatatatatatatatatatatatatatatatatatatatatatatatatatatatatatatccctttccgagtggggataccttaacgtagtgaaaggatttAAGTATTGTCATGATCATAAAAGGTTACTAGTTCAGGcgatccatactaggttggtttgcagtgagtaaTCAGGCAAAAATATTCCACTataaccaatccgcactggtcaactTTGTTATGAAAACTAGCCtaatcacagatatatatatatatatatatatatatatatatatatatatatatatatatatatatatatatatatattgacatgacTAAgatcttcgtcctgcagtggaatagaaacaactgcatttgttgctgatatatatatatatatatatatatatatatatatatatatatatatatatatatatatatatatatatatatatatatatatatatatatattgcatcacgGTCAGTAGGTTAGAGGTGTTTAGGTTAAATATTCAATAAGGAAACCAGAAGTCTATTTCCTGGCATTACTCCATCTATAATCTCTTCATTATGACGTCCAACTTTTGGGGTTTTGTAGACATAAAAAACAGCAAATGATATGTATGAATTTATTGGAGTAGATTTAGTTTGTTTCTTTTTAGTCATTGATAAAATCGAGAGAGCACAGGAGAAATGCATTGATAAATTGTctttttacaaaattaaatcacATTTGATACCAAACATGAATAAGGTATACGAAGGAGAGTGGTCTAAAACGATACTATTCATAACGTTTGAGTGAATAGCCTACATATGCTTGGAATAAGCAGGAAATGTCACTATGTAAGTTTCCACATTCAGAAGATGCGAAGCACTAAAAGAATAGCAGTTAAAGTCTAGCCAGAGAAGTgatgaattagaaaataaataattacacagtataaaatgacaaataaatatgagaataaataaAAGAAGCCCCCACACAATAAATAACAATATTCATGTGAGTAAAAGGTTACCAACACTGAATAGAATAATATGGAAATTATAAGCAACAAATATAAACATTTACTACAACAACAGGAAATTTAACCTGATATCATAGCCACCACCTCCCTAGGATTTTTCAAAATGGTCCTTAGTTGATATTCGTCCAGAAGGCATTTTGGGTATTGCTTCTCACAGCTGTAAGCAGCCGACTCCTTTGTCCGTTTCCCTGTATTGTTGTGTTGGGCTGACGAAGCCTTGTCGCGTGCCGCAGGAGATTTGACATAACTAGAGAAAGATTCAACTATCAAATTTTCTTCCAGATCTCTGTCAGCTTTGTCTCTCGCTTCCAAGAGGCAAATCAGTTTGAGGGTGCAGCCGATTGAGTCCACTTGTTCCACTGCCGTCAGAACTGTAACAGCAGCGTCAGCAGTTCCGTCGTATTGTCTTGGGGCACGAGCAGTGGTGCGGACACGGCGGCCTTCCAAGTATCCAACAGTCATTGCTCCCTGTTGGGACGAAGTTGGTctttataaaaatagtttttatgaCCTGTAATTGTCATTCGTAATGCAATAAGAAATGAGATCAACAGAGGACAAGCAATTAATAAGAAATGCAATCAATAGAggataaagaaatgatgagaaatGGGATCAACTAAATAATAGGAATTTATAAGAAACGAGATTGATAAAACACTatgaatgaacaaaaaaaaaaggggggggggaatcaaTAGAAATTGCAATCTTCATCTGATGGAGAATTACTAAGAAATGCAGTTGCATTCAATtacattttaaagaaataattacgATCTTAATGTGCGATAAATAAAGAAACTGTAAATTTCAAATAACTGAAacttttttgaaaatttaaatttttgtatatgATTGAATGGCAAATTCAGTTACACACAGATATGCACAAAAATTGCTTATTACTCCTTTCCATAATACCATTCTTCATCCAACATTAACACGGTAAAGTTTTTAGTCATTAGTTTCTACTTAGTTgtacaaaatatctctctctctctctctctctctctctctctctctctctctctctctctctctctctctctgtcaataatATACCTTTAGAATCAAGATGCTTCCGATTGCCACTAAAACATTAGCAGCCTCTTCTGCAGTGATTTTCAAGTCGTACTTGGCATCGACGCATGAAGCAACTAGCAGAGTTGCCAGAAAGACCTTGAAGTTCATCCTGCAAAAAACGAGTAAGATTATTACTATAGATCACATAATTTGAGATGATTTAAAGCATGAGAAACTATTTGGCATTGTTTGGATAAACTCCTgacgtattgaaaaaaaaaaattcatataagtttcctgaaaatattgtttgaaatcaaaatagtaatataagaaagAGCACCTATTATATCAAATATGaatttaatgataatagcaaccgTGCATTTGctgacttattatttttatttcattcttaccTGTCACGGATTACTTACATTATCATTTTGGATGTGTCCAATACGCACACACATGGGCGAAGACTCACACACCTATTTATaaagtgtatatattcatatgtactgtaGATACTAATTGTGTGATCTTCTACGTGTTCCGTTAGAGTAGATTTTCTTTCATCATGGagtataaaccgtatatatatatatatatatatatatatatatatatatatatatatatatatatatatatatatatatatatatatatatatatatatatatatatatatatatattatgtaaatatattttatacattcatatatataattgtatatatatatatatatatatatatgtgtgtgtgtgtgtgtgtgtgtgtgtgtgtttgtgtgtgtgtatatatatgtatatatacatatatatattttatacatttgtatatataaaattatatattttatattatatgtatatatatatatatatatatatatatatatatatatatatatatatatacatagttttatatatatgaaagtatatatatacacatgtaaatatatatatatatatatatatatatatatatatatatatatatatatatatatatatatatatatatatatatatattgtatataaacacacatatcaaATAGAGAAGAAACTTATTCGAATTACCTTACTAAAGTGTACAGATTCTTCTGCAAGTTCTGCTATGGTTATTTCTGTATCAGAAAGAAACTGAAGCCCACTGACATCGGTACCGAGTGACTGCTGCGTTTGTCTGTCAGTATATTCTGTCAGAAACGGAAGACGTACCCTCCTTCTGGACTCGGGCACGGGGCATGTCTACCCTCATTTGGGAAACAAGCGTCGTACTGCACATTATCTAATCAATATGGATGATTAAATGCTCTCTCTGTTTGTTTATGCTGACATGATTGTCACTTGGCGTGATTTTTTCCCCTGGGGTTACTGTCGTTGTTTGTGGTTTtacaaagaaaccaaaggagacatatactgtatatgtatatgtatatatatatatatatatatatatatatatatatatatatatatatatatatatatatatatatatatatatatatatatgcatgcatacatataaacacacttatatatacatatatgagtatgtatatatgtgtagatatatccTTATATTCCGTACCTTGTAGCAATGCTCTGATGAAAGATATCAGTTAATGGCTGAAGCAGCTGTTGACCAAATGTCGAATAGATAGAGTAACAGTTTGAAATTTCGCATTTTCCtttaaaaagagagggagagagagagagagagagagagagagagagagagagagagagagagagagagagagagagagagagagagagagcattatgagGATCTGTACTGATTTTAATTGATCTAGATTATTTACATCATCATTCTATCACACGTTGTGCCATCATCATGAATAAGATATAGggaaagctggagagagagagagagagagagagagagagagagagagagagagagagagagagagagagagagagagagagagagatcatcttctTATGAGACTCCATAGATTAGCTGATATCTTTTAAGAACTTAGTTAAATCCTCGAGTTTTGATTTCTTTTACtgttatttcttttctattttttcgtcTAAtacgttttttcttttgtttaatctGTTATTCTATTTCATTCTTCCTTCTCATCTTCTTTAATTCTTCCTTTTCCTCGTCTTCCTTATCTTCCCGGttgtatatttcctttctttttcctctccgtctcttcctcttcttccatttttctatatttctttttctatcttccCAATAACATATTTTCTTTACCGTTCCAGTTTATcgaaatattttcaaatgttttattttgattctttactTATTGAGAGTTTTTCATTAAGTTCTGAGTCCTTCACTATAATGAAAGTTGTCAAGCAAGTTACAATAGAAAATAGTCTGTCATAATATAATATTTTGATTATGACAGAACTCCAATTCAATCAATTATCAAAAAATTAGAAGTTCctgtaataactttttttttgcgTCATATTTTCGTTGtcattaatatattttcaaacatCCTTACTAATTTTTATATCTATCGAATTGAAATAGTCTGTTTTTATCACAACTTTTAATGATTTTCGTGTCGCCTTGAGACACGATATGTAATAAAACGAATTAAGATGACCTTGGCGAAGaagttatattatataaatttaaaaaaaagctattttctcaataggcGTGATATTAATAGATTATTCttaaatagcatcttgcttttccaactagggttgtagcttagcaagtaataataataataataataataataataataataataataataataataataataataataataataataataataatggccaatgATGTTCGCTATGTGTAAGAGCACCTTGCTTTAAGAATATaagttataaatttatttaaatactGCACCTACGTTTGACGAGAAATATACACCATTTTCTTATATGACACTAAGTATATTTTACACTAAGTAAAATAATCACTATAGAAGtgcaaaaaaaattgaaaatgtcgTATATCCTAAGTTTTTGCTTGAATACATCTCTTATGTAAAGTTATTGGCCATGGTTAAATGAAAACCATTTACTTTCAGCCGCCcccccatatataatatatatatatatatatatatatatatatatatatatatatatatatatatatatgtatatatatacatacatatatatatatatatatatatatgtatatatatatgtatatacatatatatatatatatatatatatatatatatatatatatatatatatatatgtatatatatatatttatatatatatatgtatatatatatatatatatatatatatatataatatatatatatatatataaatatatatatatatatatatatatatatatatataatgaaagctaTTATTATGCAAATAATAATGAGTCATATCTAATTTTCAATTCTTTAAGTCTTTTCCGAAGGGTTAAAGATTGTAAATAAGTTTTTAACCGGCTATTTAACAAAGTGATTTAATGTGCTCGGCCAATAACGCTAATCGGTTGCAggatcttataataattaatttcaatatttagcAGATTTGATAAAATAAGTACAGTATTTATCATTTTTTCATGATAGCTGTAATCAAACGAATTTagaataacttatttttttcatagtAATTTCAAATTACGGAAGAATAACTAGAAATGAATATAAGATAATACCCTTTTGCGAATTTTCTTTACGACaaatgaagatctctctctctctctctctctctcctctctctctctctctctctctctctctctttagagagtTGCTCAGTTCCTTATCGAATGCTGATTACCACGAATCTAGATCACTCATGATCTTACTAGATCACGACTATGATTTTCGTTTAATGTATTCGTAATTTGGCTTTCTTCTTCGTTATTATACGATTtgaagaatagaaagctatcggtaACACAtgcgataatctctctctctctctctctctctctctctctctctctctctctctctctcactctctctctcctctctctctctctctctctctctctccttaagtatTTATCTCTCGCTAATTTCTCTTTGCCTTGcgattatttgtatgtatgtgagtgGGTGTATTTAGCGTATACGT
Above is a window of Palaemon carinicauda isolate YSFRI2023 chromosome 30, ASM3689809v2, whole genome shotgun sequence DNA encoding:
- the LOC137623829 gene encoding uncharacterized protein, producing MNFKVFLATLLVASCVDAKYDLKITAEEAANVLVAIGSILILKGAMTVGYLEGRRVRTTARAPRQYDGTADAAVTVLTAVEQVDSIGCTLKLICLLEARDKADRDLEENLIVESFSSYVKSPAARDKASSAQHNNTGKRTKESAAYSCEKQYPKCLLDEYQLRTILKNPREVVAMISG